The Musa acuminata AAA Group cultivar baxijiao chromosome BXJ2-2, Cavendish_Baxijiao_AAA, whole genome shotgun sequence genome contains the following window.
TCAGGATTTATGTACTTAATAGAAATAAAAATCCATGAAAGAACTCCTGTATCCTAACATTACAACAAAAACCTGTGCATGGTGTTGAAAACGCAGCTGTTGATAAAGCTCTGGAAATCTCAAGTCATAACAGACAGTAAGACCAAGGAGCCCAACAGGGCTCTCCGCCACTACAATAGATTCACCTGGTAATTAGAATGTCAGTATCGATCACCAAGAAAATTAAGGATTAATGAAGAAATTAACCATACTAGAGGTATAAAGCTTCAATTTAGACATTTAGGTTTGCCTGAAAACAAACATAAACATCACATGTTTTCTCTAGTCCTAGAAAACAAATGCAATTATCTTGAAAAGTTGATAGTTCAAATTGGTATAGCTAGATGAACAAAGTAATAGAGATGACGAAGGATATCAAGTATATCTCCTATTTAGGTATCTTGTTGTGTTATGTCATTAAGTCAAAATTGTTTTTGCACAAGCATCTTCAATAGCAAGCATCCTCAAAAGTTATGGTCAATAAATGAtacaaggaaagaaaaaaagagaaggtccaagtttcacaatatggcatattaaccaTTGACATCAAGGACACCTCTAGATATTACTCATGGTGTCGACCTCTCTCAACTGCTAAAGCTTTGCCTCGTTAGTTAGGGTTAAACATGAGCTATATTGGTTACAAAGTACCTTCATCTTCATCCATCTTCCAGCTATTCTTGTTCTCTACCTTATCCACATCCTCCCCCCTTCAATTGATCCTCTCAACAATATCCTCCTCTATTTATAATCAAGAGAAGCTTAGATAACGATTCATCAACCATTGCTACCCACCAATCACAACATCCTCTGTAATAAGCTTGTGATACACTACGAGCTTTAAATACCAAGGGGGCTTTTGGTATTTGGACAGAGATGGCGGTTGCATCAGCTTTGTTTCTTGGGATGGGCAAATAAATTTTTCTCCTGTCTCCTCCCATATATGAAATTAAGATTGTACAGGATATAAATGTTCGATGAGTCCCACTGTGTCTAtctttttatctatttatttattttaaatgggatctgtatttttatttatttatttattttaaatagggACTGCATGAATGCGTACCCCCACTATCACAAATTATGACATCCATTCTCCTACTTGGAGAGATGGAAAACCAACACCCCTCCCACATGCAATGGAGGTTGCAGGCCCTGACCCTGGGCCTTCTTGATCACACGATGACCACACCCAGGTAAGTCACTGTATCTATATGTAAAATGGCTATCCACCACAACTACAGAAGTGTTGAGTTGTCAAAGTTCAAACCTGCAGCTGTGGAATCACTCTCCTTGTATACCATACTGCCAGGGACATCCACATCAAACCTCAAGATGATAAAAATGAAGTCAGCAGTCAGATTTCATTATCTTATAAGTAGGCGAGCAACAAGTCGCCACTAAGAGATTAGACCCAGGAAATGTAAAGTTTTGCAACTTCAATTCAAGAGAATTACAAATCATAGTGAAGTAACTGTTTAATTTTTCACTATCAAACTGAAAATAAAGACATTTTCCAACAGCCAATGCTACTACTGTAATGAAAAAAGCATACCATGAAGCAATCAGATCTTACAAGTGTATTTTACGGTATGTTTTTCTGATATTTCCAGAAGAATCAAGCAAAACATGGGTGTTATACAGATGGGAATCATCAGGTCCTTTCTCTTGAAATCCTCCAAGTGACAGCCAAATATTTGATTCTCTGTTGCATCCATCAAGACAATCAGGCTAAAGCACAACCCTTTTCAAGCTTTAAAATTCAAGACAACAAGAAAAGATAGAACCAAGAGGGAAAAGAACAAAATATCTattgaaatattatatttatacaaCTGATTGAATGGTTAATGAACATCAATTATGCTGAGTAGAAAATAAGCATGGCTGAAAAGATCCTTGGAGGACGCTCATGGAAGAAAATATCACGATCCCAAGGGTAAAATATGGTAGATATCAGCTGAAATGCATCTAAACTATTACTACTTTTGAGAACACAGTTCCATAATGGGAAAACTCTTGCCTATATGCATATCAGATCATCTATTCACAAACTACAGAGATACCAGATAAAATGATTCCAAATTTTTAGCAGCCAGAAACATGGACAAATCACAAATTCGTTAGGCAAAGTAGTGAAAATTTAATATAAAGCTTTAGTTTTATTTGTATAGTTAACTAGCAGGCACCCACATATCAACAGAGACTACCAACAACGACCATGTGTATGAATAGGCAACTAACATTTTGGGAGTAGCAAAAAAAGTATCTCCATCAGGATGAAACAGATAAGTACTTACTCATAAAAGTATATTACAAATCCTATTTTACGCAAATAGGCACCATAGAAATGCTAAAAATGCATAATGAAGGCAGCTACCTTTGCACATAAATCCATGCAGAAATGAACATGGAGGTAGATATAAATATACAAAAAATCCAGTGAATACATGCATGAACTTCATAAGATACATCTAAATATGGAAATAccgatacataaacatccatgtgCATTAACCACCGATTCTATTTTATTGGGACTCTGGTATATGGATACAGGTCCAAGTGTTTCGCATGGTTGTTGTTCTAAATCTATATATGGGAAACAGTGGAAAGAAGTCCCAAGTGGCAGCATTCAaatgttaaaaataatataagccATAAGTAACATTGTCCGTTGTtttgatatattaatattttaaatattttttacacATAATAGAGTAAAATTTTACTATGTTAGAAACTTTTTTAAGCTAATTTGGTGctataaattaaaacaaaattttaattttcatgaAATACAAAGGACAAAGAATGTTTAGATACCCCAACTCCATTAtttgtcttctttctttttctttttcttttttattttacccTCTCTTTGCTCATTTCATGTGGGGTGTCAAACCCTCTGTTAAGTTTCAGATATTAGATATACTTCTTAGATAGATAACCTGAATCATATCATTTTGTCGCTCAATAGCTTCCTAATCAATGCCCAGCATCAAAGAAAGATCAAATAGAAACCTTAGCCATATTGCAATAAATTTAAAACTCAAGATAGAGCAAATAGGTCTCATGTTCAGTGAATTTGAGGCCTCTTAATTACAAGCATGAAAAATAAATCTGCTCAAATTAACTATCTTTGTAGATTTACCAAAGTTAAACAATTTAGATATAGCAATTTTATCACCAGCAGGTGTTTGTCTGAGAAAACAAATTGGTTATTCATAAGGTGGCTATCATTTGgtgaaaaaatcaacaaagagaCATGTGAAAAACAACTAGCATTTCACCGTGCAAGTGAGGAGTATCTCTGCATTATTGGCCCATCTAAAGGTTGAGCTATTTTAAGAGACTCTCCATCCTTGGCAGCTACAAAGGAAAAGCTCTCAGGAAGACAAAGCAAATTCACTCCAGCAGCAGCAGCCTCCTATATACCATTTGCAATTTATCACATGTTAGAATTGAAGCACATTAATTTTTGCTATGGACACTGCGACATAAAGACATAAAATATGAGCAAGCGGGCAATAACTCCCACATACTCCAATTTGAGCAAAGCAGTGAAAttttaacaaaaccaaaaaaTGACATgggaaataaaatataaaattatatttagaaaACCAAAAATAGCATATGCGATTGTCACAGTTCAACAACTCTTTAGATACAATTTATAACCTTGAGACAGAGCAACCATCCTGCATGCATATGAAGGCCAAAATTAAAGGATTGATTACAAGAACCAGTCTTTGGGATAGCAAAAATCCATTTAATTTGAGTCATAGATTTCTTTTTTGATCAGTAATTTTGTCGCACTCATCACTGATTTTGACTTAGGATAATTATCTTGAGCCAAAGCCATTTGGTTGGCATGATTCAACCTGTTTAGATGACCCACTGATCACAAAGGTCAAGAGATCTTTTAACATGATCTAAccctgatttttctttttttgagaaACATTGTAAAAACAATATCGTCACCTACCATCCGACATGACAAGCACCTTTCATGAATTCAAAACCTGGACCTCTTACACAAGCTAGAACATCAACAACGTGAAACCTTTAGGGTTTCCGGACACTAGACAATCTACCCCGTCAGAACAGTCACGATGAAGTTTTTCTAGTAGCATCACCAACATCCAACATAAGAATCGGATTCTAAAGAGTAAAAACGGAGAACTTAGGTCCGAAGAGAGTATGGAGATATATAGAGGGCGGCAAAGGGGGTTGCCTTGACGAGACGAGAGCAAGTGTTGTAATTGGCTTCGAGGTCGTTGGTGGAGGTCATCTGGGCCACGCCCACCCGCAGTGGCGAAGCCGCCATGGAGCAGCGGGCGGAGACGGCAGCTGGGGTGGCGGAAGGGCAGCGGAACACGGGAGCTCGGGCGAGATTTTTTGGTGCGAACCGAAGGGAGAAGGCCATAAGAATGCTGAGGTAAACTAACACCAAATTAGAAGCTTTTAATCGTGGATTGTGACTCTCCTACTCCTGCGGTAATTTCACCACCCGATCATGACTCATAAATTAATCGGGGTTGTTTCATGAATTGATCAGATTCGAACCGAAGGGAGAAGGCGGTGATTGTACCATCCGATCACGATTCCTGAGTCACTTGGGCGGTTTGTGGATTCTGCTACTACCATCCGATCATGATCGGAAATTAATTGGGGTTTATGGGTTCCGTTACTTCTTCGGTTAGTTTACCACACATCATGAGGCATGGATCCGGGCTGGAATGGGAAGCCTCGCAATTAGGGTAGCGAACGGATGAGATTTATCTGTTGACTTAGTTGATAAAAATCTCGATCGTTGATCACAACATTGATCAACTGGAATCGGCATCAAGCTAATTCAAACCGGAATAGACCCAACATTGAGCAACCGGACCAGGATCGAGTCAGTTCAAACCGGAATCGACCCAATAAATGCGTAAGCAGACCGAAAATTGTGAAGGGATTCCAAGGGACGAGGTCAAACCGGAATCGGCCCGACAATTGAGTCCAAGCGGACCACGGTCGATGCAATTCAAACCGGAATCGACCCAACTAGTTGGCTAACCAAGAGTCGAGGCCGTGAAACGAATATATTATAGGTAAaacataattcaaataaaaaCTAATTCCGTTGCCGGGACTCGAACCCGGGTCTCTCGGGTGAGAGCCGAGTATCCTAACCAACTAGACTACAACGGATGTTGTAATAcactaataattatatataatatttctaaGAAATCGATTTGACATTGTTTTATAATAGGTAGGAATAGTTAATTTCacctaaatataaatatgtcTCAATAATAGTTACTAGTCTGCCTAAACCCCATTTCAAACTCTTACATGGTTATTAAAGTTGATTTAAATCAAGAAAGATATGTTATAGTTattaatctatttatgtcattttctaATGGTTTAAGCTAgttattaatctttttttttcatcgGACTTATCACTGTTTTTATCATCTCATCACCTTTTGTAGCCTTCGTGCAAGGGCTCGTCACTATCTACGATTCCCCTTAACCATGCCCGCTTATAGCCTTTGCACAAGGGTTAGTCACCCCCTCTACTCGGCACGAGGTTGGTTGACcaaccttatttttattttttaaaagaaaaatcgacTATTAATTAATCAACAAAGACCTCAGTCTCGAAGAACACAGAACTCCCCTCAGGAGATTTGAGGAGAACAAAAATGTCTTGCTTGGTCGACAAAGCTATGAGCAATAGTGTGTAATAACCTATTGACATGTTCAAAATACAAGAGATTGATCCTAACATACAGATTAAAGACATCAGAGCGAGTGTTCCTCAGATGCCAAGAAATGAGAATGGCTTCAGGACAGTCAGACTTGATTACAATGCCGGATAGGTTCAGTTGAGTAGCATTTCATAGCCCATCACAAATGGCTTAGATTGGACTCGAAGAGTGTACGTTGTTTGGTGGACATTGGAGCCCTCGAACACAGTTTATCCCTACTGGTCGACAACGCAGCATCGCAGTGGCTACGTTAGTGCTTTCCTCAAAGGAGTTCATATATAGAAGAGGTTGGAGGAGAAGAAGATGTGCCCTGAGGCAGCTGAGATTGGTAATCATCGGAAGGGATTTGGTGACCTTTGGTTTCATTTCTATACTTCTAAATGAACCAAAGGGAAGTAGCGATAGTATAAATGATGAAGGAAGCAAATAGTTATACTTTGATATGGTATTGGCAAACTTGACAGTAGACCAATAGCTAACAATGGAGTGCAAAGGTGTAGCGTTAAGCATAGAGTTGATAGAAGTGGCTCCTTCAGCTTGAGATAGGTGTCTCTGTCACCCATTGATTTTATTGAGATATTTGTCAATAATTTGAATCTGAATATTGATGGATATCTTACTATTATGAGGAAGAAAGGTGTCCAGAGTATGAAAGGTGTCGGTAGGACTTAACATTTTTGAAAGAGAAAGGAGTGATTCTTTTCTCATCAAAGACACTCATCTAATATGCTGACAGCTAACATAGAGACAGCATGAGCATCAATATGGGTACTGACTTTAATGAATGTTCGTATGCTGATGTGGACATTGACATATCGACATGAATGCAGGGCATGGATATCATGGCCTGTCTAAACCTATACATTGTTTCTATAAATTACTTTTGCAATGAGTATAGATAATAGAATAGTGATGGAGGCAGGTTTAGATTACTAAATAGTTAGATTTGGATTCATAATCTTGTCACCATCTTActtatttttatcatcatcatcatcatcatcatcagcacaCCCTAATGTGTCACAGATGAAATCCACCAACTCCAATTAGGTGTTCTGAATCACTTGTTCAGTACTTGGAGGAAGCCCCCAGCAAAGTGATAGAATTAAAGTGCTAGCTTCTGTTCAGTACTATTTTAACTGACAAGTCAGATATCATAATCACTGggtacaattatatatatatgtatatatatttgcatgtctcCATTTAATGTCACTCTTACACATCTTTTGTCTTGTGTTGCACCATTCTTGAAGATTACATGGGCCATGTAACACAAGACAAAAAGTTGTGTACAAGGGACTTTATGCCAAAGAAAACTCTATATTATGGCTTGTAATGATACAGTAGCAAGAGAGATACTTGTGATCTTATTATCCGGTGATTGAGACAAGCAATGGCATAATCCATGGTAGGCTCCCAATGTGCAACGTTTGGTAGATTTGGGACAGCAGTGGACTTCATATGTGATACTGCAAGGAAGAGCAAAGAGCAGTGAGCTTGTAAGCAAAAAGTGcaagtgacatcacatgcacttcTAACCCACTGGTATTGGTAGAATGTATCTCATGTTCAGTCATAATAAAGCGCCGCAGTCCATGGATTTGCCTGTCTTCAAATCCAAGCCAAAGAGTGAGCAGCAACAGGTTGTGGTCCTCATCTCCTTCTTGCATGAATTTCTTGTACTCCATCTCCAGTCCTTCAAAATCGCACACCACCTAAGAGACAGATTGCCTCACTGAAAGGCTGCTGTCAGACTGGTGCAGAATGGGCAACAACTGTCTGCCTTAGAGAAGTCGTGTCACCAGTTTTGCCCACTGTCAGTGCCATGCCATGATGCTTCAACATGGTTGCCCAGAGATATCATCAGCTCAGGTGATTGCTTCATGGTTAGCAGCTGTGGAGATGTGGCCGGCATGCAGAAAGCAAGCTGACACACTCTTTTGCAGCTTTGTGCAAGCTGGAAGTTCCCTGCCATGCTGCCTGAGCATGGAATGGTTGGCACCAGCAGAAATGTGGTTACCATTCAGAAATCAAGCTTCCAGACTCTCTTGCAGAAGTCTGATGATGTTTGGTGAATGTGTCAAAAGCAGGTGTCTTTGGATGCTTTGCTTGAGGACAATGCTACATGCAAGTATACATCTTTCAGCATTCATTCGGTAAACTTGATATCTTTTGACTTGTCCAAAACCTATCTACGACGAATGATTGGTTTATGGTTAACATTGGCAGAGAGGTGGTTTGCAAAGCAAGGTTACACACAATGTTGCAGCTTTGAGCAAACAACAACTCCAATGATGTTAGGTTCATCTGTCAAAGTGTCTTTGGATGCTTTGCTTGAGGAGAATGCTACATGCAAGTAAGTATACATCTTTCAGCATTCTTCTGGTGACACAGCTGGAGATAAATTTATACTCTTTTAACTTGTCCAAAAGTTATCTTTACCTGTTTGCTACAATGACAAATGATTGGCTCATGGATAACACTGGGAGGAGATGTGGACTGCAAAGCAAGATTACATACTATGTTGCAGCTTTGAGCAAACAAGAAGTCCAGTGATGTTTGGTGCATCTGTCAAAGTGTCTTTGGATGCTTTGCTTGAGGGGTATGCTACATGCAACTACATATCATACAGTCTTGGTTTGGTGACAGTTGAGATGAATTTAATATCTTTTGACTTGCCCAAAAGCCACCTTTAATTATGGGCAAGTAAAACAATGTAAATTTTGTGGATTGTGTGAGGGTCATCTTCCTTTttccatattttttttttttttgtttttgggtaTGAAATTGAAGGTGATTATTTCCCAAGTATAGAAAAATGTATTTGCATACAATATATGTGCAGCAAAGGGCAATGATAACACATGTATTGAATTGCTACAGCAAATGAAACTTCTGCTGCAGCAAAGAGAATCACCCAAAGATATAATTGCACTATTTATGTCAGTTTTGGAGCATATAATGTAGACATTATCAAAGCAAAAAAATTGCAAAATGAATAATGTGATAATTCCTTGATAAATAACctcataattttatcataaaattaaaaGAATTGGAGcatgaaaaaacaaaaacaacagcaaacatgaattttttttttcagattttggtgataatgacaaaaaaaaagttgAGATTCGAGTATCTTTTAAATGATTTTATGAATAATTAATCAAAGTTGAGTTTGAAATGGATGAAATGTATGAATatcatatcattttttattttttaattcccaAATCTATCCAATATGCTTTAATTGGATTTGGAGTACTCTTTAATCAGGTTAAAATATGCTCAAATAAATTAATAGTACTCAATTTGCTTTCATGTTTCTGGATAATTTATCGAAATAGATTGAAATTTGCATCTATATATTCATATTCCCACTTATAATTAGCTTGCTTCATATTTTCCTCGTCCCATATCAtaacataaaaatattaatatgttaTGATACAATGAGAAAGAAAATTCACTCACATATGAAATCATGATGAAAAATAGACCTAAAAAAGCATTCATCTTAGGACATAATTTATCTAGTGATAAAATCAAATGACGTCTTATTTATCTCATTCTAGGATGAAATTTATTATATTCGACCCGAAAAAGTTATGCTACATAATGTTGTTATGTTTGATATGGACATTACATGTACCGTATTAACTTGACATATCATCCAAATCTACCAaattaatatgatatattattataaatatcttaACATACAAAGAATTAATACCCATGGATTTATAATGATTtaataatatgattataaaatttcAATGTATAGTtgataaatatgataatttaatATTAGTAAATGAATTTTCAAGCATTCATACTATATGCCTAAGAATTAATTGACGCGGAGAGACACAAGACACTAAACGGCTTCTTGACGCCGTCTAGCGTATTCTTGACGCCGTCAAGAGGCGTTTCCGCTTTAACTCTTTAAGCTGacacttctttttctttgtttgagCGACTTCCTCTGCCCCGTCCTCCATTCCACATCTCTTTTCTCTCTAATCGAGGAATCGCAGTTGGATCGATAGCCCCACAGGGCCAATCCGTACCAGTCAGGGAAACCGAGGTAGCGAAAAAAGGGAAAGAGATCGAGCAACGAGGAGCGCGATCTCCACCCATCGCTTCTGTCATACTCTACTCGGCACCCGGTGCTTCTCCCAGATTTTGCGGCCCCTACCCTGAGGTGTTCTTGCTCGTTCAACCCCCTCTTCCTGCGGTTGCATTTTGTGTATCGATTCGCGGTTTTTTTGCTCGTTTCTCCTGCTTCCTGAAGTGAAAAATGGCACCCTTTTGCGGTTCTTGGAAGGATTTTGGACGCTGATTTGGGGATCTTGGAGTTCTTTGCGGAAATTGTTCTTTTTATTTGGTCGATCGGAAATGAGGGTTGATACTGAAGCAATGTCGTGTACGAGGTTGAAGAATCGCGGGGTTTCTGTTTCAGAAATCAATGCTTTGTTATTAAAGATTTGTGTTTTGATGTAGCAGGTTGTCGGGGAATGGAGGGAACTCAGAACAAAGGGGGAATGGTTCCCGTGTCGCCCTCCCAGACGCCGAGGCCGACGCAGAAGGCAGGGAGAGATCTCCGGTCGGTAGAGGGGAATGGGAACTCCCACAGCAAGTATGATAAGGATAAGGGAGTCAATGTGCAAGTCATACTCAGATGCAGGTGGAAATTTTGTTTTTTATTgtcatttttgttattttaagattattatttttgtttgctCTTCTCCTTAGTCTTAAGAGTGTTTTGCAGACCATTAAGTGAGGAAGAGCTGAGGATGAACACGCCAGTGGTCATATCATGCAATGAGCACCGGCGAG
Protein-coding sequences here:
- the LOC103974371 gene encoding deaminated glutathione amidase, chloroplastic/cytosolic isoform X2; this encodes MAFSLRFAPKNLARAPVFRCPSATPAAVSARCSMAASPLRVGVAQMTSTNDLEANYNTCSRLVKEAAAAGVNLLCLPESFSFVAAKDGESLKIAQPLDGPIMQRYSSLARESNIWLSLGGFQEKGPDDSHLYNTHVLLDSSGNIRKTYRKIHFMVYKESDSTAAGESIVVAESPVGLLGLTVCYDLRFPELYQQLRFQHHAQILLVPSAFTKVTGEAHWEILLRARAIETQCYVVAAAQAGRHGEKRESYGDSLIIDPWGVVIARLPDRLATGVAVADIDLSRIDSVRRRMPIAQHQRIGSCLKTQSV
- the LOC103974371 gene encoding deaminated glutathione amidase, chloroplastic/cytosolic isoform X1, with amino-acid sequence MAFSLRFAPKNLARAPVFRCPSATPAAVSARCSMAASPLRVGVAQMTSTNDLEANYNTCSRLVKEAAAAGVNLLCLPESFSFVAAKDGESLKIAQPLDGPIMQRYSSLARESNIWLSLGGFQEKGPDDSHLYNTHVLLDSSGNIRKTYRKIHLFDVDVPGSMVYKESDSTAAGESIVVAESPVGLLGLTVCYDLRFPELYQQLRFQHHAQILLVPSAFTKVTGEAHWEILLRARAIETQCYVVAAAQAGRHGEKRESYGDSLIIDPWGVVIARLPDRLATGVAVADIDLSRIDSVRRRMPIAQHQRIGSCLKTQSV